The Panicum hallii strain FIL2 chromosome 5, PHallii_v3.1, whole genome shotgun sequence genome contains the following window.
TAATTTCAGTTAACAAAAGGGTGGTGCAGCAGCTACCACCACCACCATGCATCTCCATCAGCCCTGATGCATGAGAACAAGTGCAAAAGAACCATCCATCATGCTCCAATCAGCCTTGAACAAGTGCCCACTAACTGTAAACAGATTCTAATTTCAGTTAACAAAAGGGTGGTGCAGCAGCTACCACCACCACCATGCATCTCCATCAGCCCTGATGCATGAGAACAAGTGCAAAAGAACCATCCACCATGCTCCAATCAGCCTTGAACAAGTGCAAAACAACCATCCTTCAGCTGAGTACTCGATGAGCCTATAACCAGTGCGAAATACATCTTTTTAGCAAAGTGCAAATAATGATCATAAGGATTGTTGAAATACAGCATGTATTACCTGACAAAAAAGGAGCAGCGAACCACACCTAACCAACTCACACCCCCTGGTCACTAAGGAACTTGAAGATCCATGACTCGAATGTTGTCTCGGATGCGGCTGATAAGAAACCACGCATCCCCTTTTGGTTTTTGTGTGCTAGATATTCTCCTATCATAACCTTTTGACCAGTGGTTAGAGTCATCTTTTCAAGTCTTTCCCACACTATTTCATCAGAATTGCGTATAATTGGTGGAGGAGGTGCTGGCTTCTTGATTTCATTTTGAAGATCCACCAAAGTAGTTGCGATCATATCTCCTACCTTGGACATCCGGCTCTTTGGTCTCACATCTCTCTTGGGAGGCCTGCTTTCACTTCTTGGACGTTTAATTCCCGAGCTAGATGAGCTTTGCTCAGCCACTTGAGATCCCATGCTAGCCATACCACTTAAAGGAGAAGGTAAAGTGTCAGAATCATCACCTAGATCATCCTCAGCTTGGGCATAGTTGGTTAAGTCATTGCATAAATCATCATCATAATCATTTTCTTCATCAGCTTGAGCCTCATTCATGCAAGTGTTGGCGTCCATGGCAAGAGAACCATCAGCGCTGCTATTAAGGAATAGCTCCTGTATTTCACTGAAGAACTTGATAGGTTTGGACTTGATACATTTTGCGTTGGATAGTGCTTTCTACCCCTAAACCTATCTTGCATATATATAGGAACCGATGCCGGTATATGCGTGCCATCCAGTgctcctacacaattctaaCACATAAAAACAGTGGTTCAGTTATTAAGTACTA
Protein-coding sequences here:
- the LOC112891625 gene encoding uncharacterized protein LOC112891625 gives rise to the protein MPPPSSPAKAGPGVEAARGTATAPVKAEAGGDGGALIINVKVQSQIAEDVFFHIKRNEKLRRLMDELFLNSSADGSLAMDANTCMNEAQADEENDYDDDLCNDLTNYAQAEDDLGDDSDTLPSPLSGMASMGSQVAEQSSSSSGIKRPRSESRPPKRDVRPKSRMSKVGDMIATTLVDLQNEIKKPAPPPPIIRNSDEIVWERLEKMTLTTGQKVMIGEYLAHKNQKGMRGFLSAASETTFESWIFKFLSDQGV